The proteins below are encoded in one region of Hordeum vulgare subsp. vulgare chromosome 3H, MorexV3_pseudomolecules_assembly, whole genome shotgun sequence:
- the LOC123442466 gene encoding heavy metal-associated isoprenylated plant protein 32-like — protein sequence MTKDEDFKLVKIQTHVLRVNIHCDGCKHKVKKLLQKIEGVYSVAIDVDNHKVTVTGSVDSEALIRKLTRGGKHAELWSHHKGGSNNSNQGHKGGNNNQQKQQQQQQQKQAVNVSKDGGGGNKGNGGQKEQGKHGGGGGGMGSLMQGLKAFKSQHGKHQLPDLSSDDDDDMYDDEDDEDDDEFDDEYEDDLRFLGDKMSQLGILRQRAEAAAAVNAKNKNGSNAANAGGKKGAPAGNNHHQNNNQNQKMNMGAAAANAKMGNGAQKNAGGGIGGLMGMNHGLGTGGAPPGIQAYTGGGFSHPSSYGAAGYGGLQQQQQQQQNGNLMASMQGYHNNPAAAAAMMNNLRGNMMMHQPQPQPQPQMMYHRSPQISPYTAYYNPYSYYYQQPGGGGASAYHPGGAGTGDVETMFSDENTKGCAIM from the exons ATGACCAAAGACGAGGATTTCAAGCTGGTCAAGATCCAG ACCCATGTCCTGAGGGTGAACATACACTGCGACGGCTGCAAGCACAAGGTCAAGAAGCTGCTCCAGAAGATCGAAG GTGTCTACTCGGTGGCCATCGATGTGGACAACCACAAGGTCACGGTGACCGGCAGCGTGGACTCCGAGGCGCTCATCAGGAAGCTCACCAGAGGGGGCAAGCACGCAGAGCTGTGGTCGCATCACAAGGgcggcagcaacaacagcaaccaggGCCACAAGGGCGGCAACAACAACcagcagaagcagcagcagcagcagcagcagaagcaGGCTGTCAATGTAAGcaaggatggcggcggcggcaacaAGGGCAATGGCGGCCAGAAGGAGCAGGGCaagcatggcggcggcggcggcggaatgGGGAGCCTCATGCAGGGCCTCAAGGCCTTCAAGAGCCAGCACGGCAAGCACCAGCTCCCTGACCTGAGctcggacgacgacgacgatatgtacgatgatgaggatgatgaagacgatgacgagttCGACGATGAGTACGAGGACGACCTCCGCTTCCTCGGGGACAAGATGAGCCAGCTCGGCATCCTCAGGCAGCGCGCCGAGGCCGCCGCGGCGGTCAATGCCAAGAACAAGAACGGCAGCAATGCCGCCAATGCCGGCGGCAAGAAAGGTGCCCCGGCAGGGAACAACCACCATCAGAACAACAACCAGAACCAGAAGATGAACATGGGCGCGGCTGCGGCGAATGCCAAGATGGGGAATGGCGCTCAGAAGAACGCCGGCGGCGGCATCGGTGGCCTCATGGGCATGAACCATGGCCTGGGGACGGGCGGTGCTCCTCCTGGCATACAGGCCTACACAGGCGGCGGCTTCAGCCACCCGTCCTCCTACGGCGCCGCCGGCTACGGAGggctccagcagcagcagcaacaacagcagaacGGCAACCTGATGGCGAGCATGCAGGGGTACCACAACaacccggcggcggcggcggcgatgatgAACAACCTGAGGGGCAACATGATGATGCACCAGCCGCAGCCGCAGCCGCAGCCGCAGATGATGTACCACCGGTCACCCCAGATCAGCCCTTACACCGCCTACTACAACCCGTACAGCTACTACTACCAGcagcccggcggcggcggcgcctccgcCTACCACCCCGGCGGCGCCGGCACCGGCGACGTCGAGACCATGTTCAGCGACGAGAACACCAAGGGCTGTGCTATCATGTAG